A DNA window from Halorubrum sp. DM2 contains the following coding sequences:
- the deoC gene encoding deoxyribose-phosphate aldolase, with amino-acid sequence MNREEFAASIDHTVLGPETTWADTRTVLDEAADHGMNACIPPCYVAEAAAYENAPDTIATVVGFPHGQHAPEVKRDEAVAAWEDGADEIDIVINVGRLKAGDDGAVADELSDVVAAVPVPVKVIIETALLDDGEKRRACEAAVAADAAMVKTSTGFADGGATVPDVELMSEYLPVKASGGVGSYEEAMAMLDAGAVRIGASSGVEIVEGHPESPN; translated from the coding sequence ATGAACCGCGAGGAGTTCGCCGCCAGCATCGACCACACCGTGCTCGGCCCGGAGACCACGTGGGCCGACACTCGAACCGTTCTCGACGAGGCCGCCGACCACGGGATGAACGCCTGTATCCCGCCCTGCTACGTCGCCGAGGCGGCTGCGTACGAGAACGCCCCCGACACGATTGCCACCGTCGTCGGGTTCCCGCACGGCCAGCACGCCCCGGAAGTCAAGCGCGACGAGGCAGTCGCGGCGTGGGAGGACGGCGCGGACGAGATCGACATCGTGATCAACGTCGGCCGGCTGAAGGCCGGCGACGACGGGGCGGTCGCCGACGAGCTCTCCGACGTGGTCGCCGCCGTCCCGGTCCCCGTGAAGGTGATAATCGAGACCGCGCTCCTCGACGACGGCGAGAAGCGCCGCGCCTGCGAGGCCGCCGTCGCCGCCGACGCCGCCATGGTGAAGACTTCGACCGGCTTCGCGGACGGCGGCGCGACGGTCCCGGACGTGGAGCTGATGAGCGAGTACCTCCCGGTCAAGGCCTCCGGCGGCGTCGGCTCCTACGAGGAGGCGATGGCCATGCTCGACGCGGGCGCGGTTCGGATCGGGGCCTCCTCGGGCGTCGAGATCGTCGAGGGACACCCCGAGAGCCCGAATTAA
- a CDS encoding aminotransferase class III-fold pyridoxal phosphate-dependent enzyme, whose protein sequence is MDRDTATPAVDDLPGERAREWVEYHHESAAPSTYVYEFVWDRTAPAEGPFCTDVDGNVLMDFTSHVAAAPLGYNNPLIMDRLEEFDLVDPLKIAGQDFYAAGGPTPDDGLPGSSGLMDRLTDLTAHYDMDTVFLSNSGAEAVENAIKIAYDESDGAKYAITFDGAFHGRTLGALSLNRSKAVYRRDFPEVSGVMDVPYCDDRTCSAETCSCGFFADGVSRLRRKLDPKRGNVHPDDVAYLILEPIQGEGGYRFPSEAFTDEIAALTDEHDITLIADEIQSGVGRTGEMWGSDHYAYEPDVIASAKGLRVGATVSRSDVFPEETGRLSSTWGAGDLIASAQGALTLDAIEEADLMDNAVTRGRQFKETMRDADLDPVEDVRGKGLMLAVEFDTKERRDAVVKNAFGRGLLTLACGHNVLRILPPLDVTEREIDLGADLLTDAIAEAA, encoded by the coding sequence ATGGACCGCGACACCGCCACGCCCGCCGTCGACGACCTCCCGGGCGAGCGCGCTCGGGAGTGGGTCGAGTACCACCACGAGTCGGCCGCGCCGAGCACCTACGTCTACGAGTTCGTCTGGGACCGCACCGCCCCCGCTGAGGGTCCGTTCTGTACCGACGTGGACGGCAACGTCCTCATGGACTTCACCAGCCACGTCGCCGCCGCGCCGCTCGGCTACAACAACCCCCTGATCATGGACCGACTGGAGGAGTTCGACCTCGTCGACCCGCTGAAGATCGCCGGACAGGACTTCTACGCCGCTGGCGGCCCCACGCCCGACGACGGACTGCCCGGCTCTTCGGGACTTATGGACCGCCTGACGGACCTCACCGCCCACTACGACATGGACACCGTCTTCCTCTCGAACTCCGGTGCGGAGGCGGTCGAGAACGCGATCAAGATCGCCTACGACGAGTCGGACGGCGCGAAGTACGCGATCACCTTCGACGGGGCGTTCCACGGCCGGACGCTCGGCGCGCTCTCCCTGAACCGATCGAAGGCGGTGTACCGCCGCGACTTCCCGGAGGTGAGCGGCGTGATGGACGTCCCCTACTGCGACGACCGCACCTGCTCGGCCGAGACCTGCTCGTGCGGCTTCTTTGCGGACGGCGTCTCGCGGCTGCGCCGGAAGCTCGACCCGAAGCGGGGGAACGTCCACCCCGACGACGTGGCCTACCTCATCCTCGAACCGATCCAGGGCGAGGGCGGCTACCGATTCCCCTCGGAGGCGTTCACCGACGAGATCGCGGCGCTGACGGACGAACACGACATCACGCTGATCGCCGACGAGATCCAGTCCGGGGTCGGCCGCACCGGCGAGATGTGGGGCTCCGACCACTACGCCTACGAACCGGACGTGATCGCGAGCGCGAAGGGGCTCCGCGTGGGTGCGACCGTCTCGCGCTCCGACGTTTTCCCCGAGGAGACCGGCCGCCTCTCCTCGACGTGGGGGGCCGGCGACCTGATCGCCTCGGCGCAGGGCGCGCTCACGCTCGACGCCATCGAGGAGGCCGACCTCATGGACAACGCCGTGACGCGCGGCCGCCAGTTCAAAGAGACGATGCGCGACGCCGACCTCGACCCCGTCGAGGATGTCCGCGGGAAGGGACTCATGCTCGCCGTCGAGTTCGACACGAAGGAGCGCCGCGACGCGGTCGTGAAGAACGCCTTCGGGCGCGGACTCCTCACGCTGGCGTGCGGCCACAACGTCCTCCGGATCCTCCCGCCGCTCGACGTCACCGAACGCGAGATCGACCTTGGTGCCGACCTGCTGACCGACGCGATCGCCGAGGCGGCCTGA
- a CDS encoding non-canonical purine NTP pyrophosphatase, translating to MLRYVTTNPGKVREAERYLPDGSVERLDFDYTEIQADELGPIAAQGAREAYRHADAPVLVDDAGMFVEGLDGFPGPYSSYVEDTLGVERVHEIAADLDDRRAAFRCVLGYCDGEGFAASPDPVDRGDRDAAAAAGPEGDESAGDADDADRADPLPVKLFEGYVPGRIVAPRGDGGFGYDPIFEHDGETFAEMNTDRKNAVSHRGRALEKFAEWYADR from the coding sequence GTGCTCAGGTACGTGACGACGAACCCGGGGAAGGTGCGCGAGGCGGAGCGGTACCTCCCGGACGGCTCGGTGGAGCGACTCGACTTCGACTACACGGAGATCCAGGCCGACGAACTCGGCCCGATCGCGGCACAGGGGGCCCGCGAGGCGTACCGCCACGCCGACGCGCCGGTCCTCGTCGACGACGCCGGGATGTTCGTCGAGGGGCTCGACGGCTTCCCCGGCCCGTACTCGTCGTACGTCGAGGACACGCTCGGGGTCGAGCGCGTCCACGAGATCGCCGCCGACCTCGACGACCGGCGCGCCGCCTTCCGGTGTGTCCTCGGCTACTGCGACGGCGAGGGGTTCGCCGCGAGCCCGGACCCGGTCGACCGCGGCGACCGCGACGCGGCCGCGGCGGCGGGACCCGAAGGAGACGAGAGCGCCGGCGACGCGGACGACGCTGACCGCGCCGACCCGCTCCCCGTCAAGCTGTTCGAGGGGTACGTTCCGGGCCGGATCGTCGCGCCGCGGGGCGACGGCGGGTTCGGCTACGACCCGATCTTCGAACACGACGGGGAGACGTTCGCGGAGATGAACACCGACCGGAAGAACGCGGTTTCACACCGGGGACGGGCGCTAGAGAAGTTCGCGGAGTGGTACGCGGACCGCTAG
- a CDS encoding SHOCT domain-containing protein — translation MALPTFGKTRLTALVGVLSFGLTSLFAVLLPEVLGALIPATFILGFFVLIPLIWVLGDQFPLVASGNEADTAVSRSTTAEHPVAALRERYATGEIDEAEFERKLDRLLATEDLDERFDRVESDGSASGASGAGRKREFELE, via the coding sequence ATGGCCCTCCCCACGTTCGGAAAGACGCGGCTCACCGCCCTCGTCGGAGTACTCTCGTTCGGACTCACGTCGCTCTTCGCCGTCCTGCTCCCGGAGGTGCTGGGAGCGCTGATCCCCGCCACGTTCATCCTCGGGTTCTTCGTGTTGATCCCGCTGATCTGGGTCCTCGGCGACCAGTTCCCGCTGGTCGCGTCCGGAAACGAGGCTGACACCGCCGTCAGCCGGTCGACGACGGCCGAACACCCTGTCGCGGCGCTTCGCGAACGGTACGCAACCGGCGAGATCGACGAGGCCGAGTTCGAGCGGAAGCTCGACCGCCTGCTGGCGACGGAGGACCTCGACGAGCGGTTCGACCGCGTCGAGTCCGACGGATCGGCGTCCGGAGCGTCCGGCGCGGGCCGCAAGCGCGAGTTCGAACTGGAGTGA
- a CDS encoding zinc-dependent metalloprotease produces the protein MDILRSVRAVAEAEGPGVVDWDRAASAAKSATDPGSIALTDAERAGYAEDVRDARSRLSTVAGIDFDVPDTVEVQNRHHWIDASVGTFRRVMGPIETAAAEDAGGGLGGDPGDSPVGSDAETGSMDVMPDASTGPVGSTPGAAFAQDLSRIANTGSMAFALGFLARNVLGQYDPLLLADEPDADHGLYFVHPNIVAVAAALDVEYPRFRRWIAFHEVTHAAEFGAAPWLPEYLESRVERGIEGMTGRGLDPDAFAELQTAMTAVEGYAEVLMDRAFDGEYADLRRKLDDRRGGGGPVRRLAQRLLGLGLKRRQYERGAAFFRHVADERGVEAAGAVWERAENLPTAAEIDDPEAWIVRVDP, from the coding sequence ATGGACATCCTCCGAAGCGTCCGGGCCGTCGCCGAGGCCGAGGGACCGGGCGTCGTGGACTGGGACCGGGCCGCGTCGGCCGCGAAGAGCGCCACCGACCCCGGATCGATCGCGCTCACCGACGCGGAGCGAGCGGGGTACGCCGAAGACGTCCGCGACGCCCGCTCGCGGCTCTCGACTGTCGCCGGAATCGACTTCGACGTGCCCGACACCGTCGAGGTCCAGAACCGCCACCACTGGATCGACGCGAGCGTCGGCACGTTCCGGCGCGTGATGGGTCCGATCGAGACGGCCGCGGCCGAAGACGCCGGCGGCGGTCTCGGTGGCGACCCCGGCGACAGCCCCGTCGGCTCCGACGCAGAAACCGGCTCGATGGACGTGATGCCGGACGCCTCGACCGGACCGGTCGGGTCGACGCCCGGGGCCGCGTTCGCGCAGGACCTCTCGCGGATCGCCAACACCGGGTCGATGGCGTTCGCGCTGGGCTTCCTCGCGCGGAACGTCCTCGGCCAGTACGACCCGCTCCTGCTCGCCGACGAGCCGGACGCCGACCACGGGCTCTACTTCGTCCACCCGAACATCGTCGCGGTCGCGGCCGCGCTCGACGTGGAGTACCCCCGGTTCCGCCGCTGGATCGCGTTCCACGAGGTGACCCACGCCGCCGAGTTCGGCGCGGCACCGTGGCTCCCGGAGTACCTCGAGTCGCGCGTCGAGCGCGGGATCGAGGGGATGACCGGCCGCGGCCTCGACCCCGACGCGTTCGCGGAGCTACAGACCGCGATGACCGCCGTGGAGGGGTACGCCGAGGTGCTGATGGACCGCGCGTTCGACGGCGAGTACGCGGACCTCCGGCGGAAGCTCGACGACCGCCGCGGGGGCGGCGGCCCGGTGCGCCGGCTCGCGCAGCGCCTCCTCGGACTGGGGCTCAAGCGTCGGCAGTACGAGCGCGGTGCTGCCTTCTTCCGGCACGTCGCCGACGAGCGCGGCGTCGAGGCCGCGGGGGCGGTCTGGGAGCGCGCCGAGAACCTCCCGACCGCGGCCGAGATCGACGACCCCGAGGCGTGGATCGTCCGCGTCGACCCCTGA
- a CDS encoding M28 family peptidase: MDDTRRAFLDDLLATPSPSGFETAAQRVWTDYVREFADRVDTDAYGNAVAVHEGDPDAPTVAVTGHADEIGFIVRDVLDDGFLRIARIGGADRTVSKGQHVTVHAEEPVQGVIGQTAIHLRDGDDDEYEEIAGQFVDVGAEDADEAREHVEVGDPVTFSTGVEELVGDRIAARGVDNRAGAWAAAEGLRRAAERDVEATVYAVSTVQEEVGLQGARMVGVDLDDVDAFVAVDVTHATDTPDVDRERRGPVELGAGPVIGRGSANHPVLVDLARDAAERAGVDVQLQAAGTRTGTDADAFYTTRGGTPALNVSIPNRYMHTPVEVIDTTDLDAVADLLAAIGSAAGDADSTPNPFAVDV, from the coding sequence ATGGACGACACGCGCCGAGCGTTCCTCGACGACCTCCTCGCGACGCCGAGTCCCTCGGGCTTCGAAACCGCCGCACAACGCGTCTGGACCGACTACGTCCGCGAGTTCGCGGACCGGGTCGACACCGACGCGTACGGCAACGCCGTCGCGGTCCACGAGGGCGACCCCGACGCGCCGACGGTCGCCGTCACCGGCCACGCCGACGAGATCGGGTTCATCGTCCGCGACGTGCTCGACGACGGGTTCCTCCGCATCGCGCGCATCGGGGGTGCCGACCGCACCGTCTCGAAGGGCCAACACGTCACGGTCCACGCGGAGGAGCCGGTTCAGGGCGTGATCGGCCAGACCGCGATCCACCTGCGCGACGGCGACGACGACGAGTACGAGGAGATCGCCGGCCAGTTCGTCGACGTCGGTGCCGAGGACGCCGACGAGGCGCGCGAGCACGTCGAGGTCGGCGACCCGGTCACGTTCTCGACGGGCGTCGAGGAGCTCGTCGGCGACCGGATCGCCGCCCGCGGGGTCGACAACCGGGCCGGCGCGTGGGCGGCCGCGGAGGGCCTCCGGCGCGCCGCCGAGCGCGACGTCGAAGCCACCGTCTACGCGGTCTCGACCGTCCAGGAGGAGGTCGGCCTCCAGGGCGCGCGGATGGTCGGTGTCGACCTCGACGACGTCGACGCGTTCGTCGCGGTCGACGTCACGCACGCCACGGACACCCCCGACGTGGACCGCGAGCGGCGCGGCCCGGTCGAACTCGGGGCCGGCCCCGTGATCGGGCGGGGCAGCGCGAACCACCCGGTCCTCGTCGACCTCGCGCGCGACGCGGCCGAGAGAGCCGGCGTCGACGTCCAGCTTCAGGCGGCCGGCACCCGGACCGGCACCGACGCGGACGCGTTCTACACGACGCGGGGCGGGACGCCGGCGCTCAACGTCTCGATCCCGAACCGCTACATGCACACCCCGGTCGAGGTGATCGACACGACGGACCTCGACGCGGTCGCCGACCTCCTCGCCGCGATCGGATCTGCCGCGGGCGACGCCGACTCGACGCCGAACCCGTTCGCCGTCGACGTCTGA
- a CDS encoding MFS transporter — translation MTKYRTLLLATVGFNFSFLIWFSFAPFTGPMAEEFGLSVAEIGILASAAIWLAPFGRILTGWLSDKFGAPAVFAIVLAYVGVFSMWSAVAESYAVFFGTRLIVATAGITFVIGIQHVSEWFDEAELGTAEGIYAGIGNAGAAGGALLLPRVFSTGWDGPLFSVNWRAAFFYTGVVSILLAVVYYVFGEAAKSDEKRRATAEGASFKEWVFTATRYGTVVLALAYVMTFGLELSMNGWLATYYREGFNTENLVLASTFAATFSVAAGLLRPIGGYVSDRLARAERNILPIFRGRYREQWTFVSLCFVVVTMFAMTLAGLSGRVALAVGTGFLVGMGCAFSEGAIFAQVPAMFPNSSGAVAGVVGGVGTVGGIVYPLVYAAPFLPNLHLGYSIVAVTMVPIVLLTAWVFQPHVAERATDAGFVGDDESAAVADD, via the coding sequence ATGACGAAGTACCGGACGCTGCTGCTCGCGACGGTCGGATTCAACTTCTCGTTCCTGATCTGGTTCTCGTTCGCGCCGTTCACGGGGCCGATGGCCGAGGAGTTCGGGCTGTCGGTCGCGGAGATCGGGATCTTGGCGAGCGCGGCGATCTGGCTCGCGCCGTTCGGCCGGATCCTGACGGGGTGGCTCTCCGACAAGTTCGGCGCGCCGGCCGTCTTCGCCATCGTCTTAGCGTACGTCGGCGTGTTCTCGATGTGGAGCGCGGTCGCGGAGTCGTACGCCGTCTTCTTCGGCACGCGGCTGATCGTCGCGACGGCCGGGATCACCTTCGTCATCGGGATTCAGCACGTCTCCGAGTGGTTCGACGAGGCGGAGCTCGGCACCGCCGAGGGGATCTACGCCGGGATCGGGAACGCGGGCGCGGCCGGCGGCGCGCTGCTGCTCCCGCGGGTGTTCTCGACCGGCTGGGACGGCCCCCTGTTCAGCGTCAACTGGCGGGCCGCGTTCTTCTACACCGGGGTCGTCTCGATCCTGCTCGCCGTCGTCTACTACGTGTTCGGCGAGGCCGCGAAAAGCGACGAGAAGCGGCGGGCGACTGCCGAGGGCGCGAGCTTCAAAGAGTGGGTGTTCACCGCCACGCGGTACGGGACGGTCGTGCTCGCGTTAGCGTACGTGATGACGTTCGGCCTCGAACTGTCGATGAACGGCTGGCTCGCGACCTACTACCGCGAGGGGTTCAACACGGAGAACCTCGTCCTCGCCTCGACGTTCGCGGCGACGTTCTCCGTCGCGGCCGGCCTGCTGCGCCCGATCGGCGGGTACGTGAGCGACCGGCTGGCCCGCGCGGAACGGAACATCCTCCCGATATTCCGGGGGCGGTACCGCGAGCAGTGGACGTTCGTCTCGCTGTGTTTCGTCGTCGTGACGATGTTCGCGATGACGCTCGCTGGGCTGAGCGGGCGGGTGGCACTCGCCGTCGGCACCGGGTTCCTCGTCGGGATGGGCTGTGCGTTCTCCGAGGGAGCCATCTTCGCGCAGGTGCCCGCGATGTTCCCGAACAGCTCCGGGGCGGTCGCGGGCGTCGTCGGCGGCGTCGGCACCGTCGGCGGGATCGTCTACCCGCTCGTCTACGCCGCGCCGTTTCTCCCGAACCTCCACCTCGGCTACTCGATCGTCGCCGTCACGATGGTCCCGATCGTGCTGCTGACGGCGTGGGTGTTCCAGCCGCACGTCGCCGAGCGGGCGACCGACGCCGGGTTCGTCGGGGACGACGAGTCGGCGGCCGTCGCGGACGACTGA
- the nasA gene encoding assimilatory nitrate reductase NasA, protein MTDRRPTTCMRCAVGCGYLQTGADDGCGVDVSGNPDHPTSAGLKCQRGVRETVDPDAERLTEPLIRRGGELRPTDWDTALGVVTTRLVEALRRDADNVAVLGSGQQTNEAAYALGKVARGAFGTRYYDANTTLCMASAVAAYYQAFGSDAPPPTYDDVPLADTHVVWGANPAVAHPVLYRWIANSAADGRLIVVDPVETKTAADADVHVAPEPGTDLALARAVLTRVVERDGVDERFVDAHTEGFDETRAALPDVETAAATAGVDVETVERIAAALHADSLVYWGMGVNQSIQGTDTARALIDLCLATGNVGPGTGPFSLTGQANSMGNRVCASKGTWPGHRAFDDPDERREMAKFWGVPLSRLPESAGPGFVRIVDELARDNVDVCWTVATNPVAGMPDAGHVRDALSETFLVVQDAFRSDTVECADVVLPAATWGESAGTTTNMERRVSRVSAAVDPPEGVRQDVDIIAAIGNRIHPGLFDAPPLDPESLFEEVRELTAGTNADLSGISYDRLDDELAVRWPAPDADGEGSYRYYDGDADADGRWSFHTDSGRARFSTATHGRVPEPTGDDYPLTLTTGRTDGVYNTGMRTRGEGGEAGTGPPTARIHPETIAELLPAFDRGRTVLASRRAEVTVAVAPNDGVPPGMVWLPIHNAAANELTLSAVDPDSAEPNLKQCAVALRAPERSDPERDEVAAPR, encoded by the coding sequence ATGACCGATCGACGGCCGACGACGTGTATGCGGTGTGCGGTCGGCTGCGGGTACCTCCAGACGGGCGCGGACGACGGGTGCGGCGTCGACGTCAGCGGGAACCCCGACCACCCCACGAGCGCCGGGCTCAAGTGCCAGCGCGGGGTCCGCGAGACGGTTGATCCGGACGCCGAGCGCCTGACCGAGCCGCTGATCCGGCGCGGCGGCGAGCTCCGGCCGACAGACTGGGACACCGCCCTCGGCGTCGTGACGACGCGGCTCGTCGAGGCCCTCCGGCGGGACGCGGACAACGTCGCGGTCCTGGGCAGCGGGCAGCAGACGAACGAGGCGGCGTACGCCTTGGGGAAGGTCGCGCGCGGCGCGTTCGGGACGCGGTACTACGACGCGAACACGACGCTGTGTATGGCCTCCGCCGTCGCCGCGTACTACCAGGCGTTCGGCAGCGACGCGCCCCCGCCCACCTACGACGACGTGCCGCTCGCCGACACGCACGTCGTGTGGGGGGCGAATCCCGCGGTCGCGCATCCGGTGTTGTACCGCTGGATCGCCAACAGCGCGGCCGACGGCCGGCTGATCGTCGTGGACCCCGTGGAGACGAAAACGGCGGCCGACGCCGACGTCCACGTCGCGCCGGAGCCGGGGACGGATCTGGCGCTGGCCCGCGCCGTCCTCACCCGCGTCGTCGAGCGCGACGGCGTCGACGAGCGCTTCGTCGACGCCCACACCGAGGGGTTCGACGAGACGCGGGCGGCGCTGCCGGACGTCGAGACGGCCGCGGCGACGGCGGGGGTCGACGTCGAGACCGTCGAGCGGATCGCGGCGGCCCTCCACGCCGACTCGCTCGTGTACTGGGGGATGGGCGTCAACCAGAGCATCCAGGGCACGGACACGGCGCGGGCGCTCATCGACCTGTGTCTGGCGACGGGCAACGTGGGCCCGGGGACCGGCCCCTTCTCGCTCACCGGACAGGCCAACTCGATGGGGAACCGCGTCTGCGCCTCGAAGGGGACCTGGCCCGGCCACCGCGCCTTCGACGACCCGGACGAGCGGCGGGAGATGGCGAAGTTCTGGGGCGTCCCGCTGAGCCGGCTCCCGGAGTCCGCGGGCCCGGGGTTCGTCCGCATCGTCGACGAGCTCGCCCGCGACAACGTCGATGTCTGCTGGACGGTCGCGACCAACCCGGTCGCGGGGATGCCCGACGCCGGCCACGTCAGGGACGCCCTCTCGGAGACGTTCCTCGTCGTCCAGGACGCGTTCCGCTCGGACACCGTCGAGTGCGCCGACGTGGTCCTCCCGGCGGCGACGTGGGGCGAGTCCGCGGGCACGACGACGAACATGGAACGGCGCGTCTCGCGGGTCAGTGCCGCCGTCGACCCGCCCGAGGGCGTCCGACAGGACGTCGACATCATCGCCGCGATCGGGAACCGGATCCACCCCGGGCTGTTCGACGCCCCGCCGCTCGACCCCGAGTCGCTCTTCGAGGAGGTCCGCGAGCTGACCGCGGGGACGAACGCGGACCTGTCCGGAATCTCCTACGACCGGCTGGACGACGAGCTGGCCGTGCGCTGGCCCGCGCCCGACGCGGACGGCGAGGGCAGCTACCGGTACTACGACGGCGACGCCGACGCGGACGGTCGGTGGTCGTTCCACACCGACTCCGGCCGGGCGCGGTTCTCGACCGCGACGCACGGGCGCGTCCCCGAGCCGACCGGCGACGACTATCCGCTCACGCTGACGACCGGCCGGACCGACGGCGTGTACAACACCGGGATGCGGACCCGCGGCGAGGGCGGCGAGGCCGGTACGGGACCGCCGACCGCGCGGATCCACCCGGAGACGATCGCCGAGCTGCTCCCGGCGTTCGACCGCGGCCGCACCGTCCTCGCGTCCCGGCGCGCGGAGGTCACGGTGGCCGTCGCTCCGAACGACGGCGTCCCGCCGGGAATGGTGTGGCTGCCGATCCACAACGCGGCCGCCAACGAGCTGACGCTGTCGGCGGTCGACCCGGACTCCGCGGAGCCGAACCTCAAGCAGTGCGCCGTGGCGCTGCGCGCGCCGGAGCGGTCCGACCCGGAGCGCGACGAGGTCGCCGCCCCGCGGTAG
- a CDS encoding ferredoxin--nitrite reductase, with protein MANKKEEWKDGMYGDEVREKIVEFAEEGWESIPGDERDMWFSRFKFWGVFHQRSGQEGYFMMRLANTNGVLKPGQLRAIGEIAREYAAGPVANPEFGDAWIDLTTRQSVQLHWLKLEDVPEIWEKLEGVGVTSRSAGGDTMRNISGCPVAGRDKAEFVDAQPVLDEIKAKLRDDDALANMPRKFNISVTGCREGCAQDSINGIGLEPAEKAVDGEAVRGFNVRVGGGLGGREPRRARSLDVFVEPDRAYDVVRGFVELYHDHGNRENRQNNRSRFFVDERGTEAIRELLQDEYVDFELRTAGEDLREEYTYNAGKSPDEGKHDHVGVHEQNDGDYYVGLSVPIGRLTAAETIELADLADEHGSGAVRLTRRQNPLIVDVPESELNALLSADLLDTHTPEPNVFTRGAMACTGTEFCSLALTETKARMAAMLRWLRANVDLPDDVQQVKLHYSGCTADCGQAMTADIGFQGMRARKDGQMVEALDVGVGGGVGPDPSFVEWVRQRVPADEVPGLLRNLLEAFAADREAGQTFREWVEATGTEAIVELAEPEETDYEDPCLHDAKQSWYPFADGDGPAAAADGTSPAAESDD; from the coding sequence ATGGCGAACAAGAAGGAAGAGTGGAAAGACGGGATGTACGGCGACGAGGTCCGCGAGAAGATCGTCGAGTTCGCCGAGGAGGGCTGGGAGTCGATCCCGGGGGACGAACGCGACATGTGGTTCTCCCGGTTCAAGTTCTGGGGCGTCTTCCACCAGCGTTCCGGGCAGGAGGGGTACTTCATGATGCGGCTCGCGAACACCAACGGCGTCCTCAAACCGGGACAGCTGCGCGCGATCGGTGAGATCGCCCGCGAGTACGCGGCCGGTCCGGTCGCGAACCCCGAGTTCGGCGACGCGTGGATCGACCTCACGACCCGACAGTCGGTGCAGCTCCACTGGCTCAAGCTGGAGGACGTCCCCGAGATCTGGGAGAAGCTGGAGGGCGTCGGCGTCACCTCGCGGTCCGCCGGCGGCGACACGATGCGGAACATCTCGGGCTGTCCGGTCGCCGGGCGGGACAAGGCGGAGTTCGTCGACGCCCAGCCCGTCCTCGACGAGATCAAGGCGAAGCTCCGCGACGACGACGCGCTCGCGAACATGCCGCGGAAGTTCAACATCAGCGTCACCGGCTGCCGCGAGGGATGCGCGCAGGACTCGATCAACGGGATCGGTCTCGAACCGGCCGAGAAGGCGGTCGACGGCGAGGCGGTCCGCGGCTTTAACGTCCGCGTCGGCGGCGGGCTCGGCGGCCGGGAGCCGCGCCGGGCCCGGAGCCTCGACGTGTTCGTCGAACCCGACCGCGCCTACGACGTGGTCCGCGGATTCGTGGAACTGTACCACGACCACGGGAACCGCGAGAACCGCCAGAACAACCGGAGCCGCTTCTTCGTCGACGAGCGCGGCACCGAGGCGATCCGCGAACTGCTTCAGGACGAATACGTCGACTTCGAACTGCGTACGGCCGGCGAGGACCTCCGCGAGGAGTACACCTACAACGCTGGGAAGTCCCCCGACGAGGGGAAACACGACCACGTCGGCGTCCACGAGCAGAACGACGGGGACTACTACGTGGGCCTCTCGGTCCCCATCGGGCGGCTGACCGCCGCGGAGACGATCGAACTCGCCGACCTCGCCGACGAACACGGCTCGGGCGCGGTTCGGCTCACTCGGCGGCAGAACCCGCTGATCGTGGACGTGCCCGAGTCGGAGCTCAACGCGCTGCTTTCCGCGGACCTGCTCGACACCCACACGCCGGAGCCAAACGTCTTCACCCGCGGCGCGATGGCGTGTACGGGTACGGAGTTCTGCTCGCTGGCGCTGACCGAGACGAAGGCGCGGATGGCCGCGATGCTCCGCTGGCTGCGCGCGAACGTCGACCTCCCGGACGACGTCCAGCAGGTCAAGCTGCACTACTCGGGCTGTACCGCCGACTGCGGACAGGCGATGACCGCCGACATCGGCTTTCAAGGGATGCGGGCCCGAAAGGACGGGCAGATGGTGGAGGCGCTCGACGTCGGCGTCGGCGGCGGCGTCGGTCCCGACCCCTCGTTCGTCGAGTGGGTCCGCCAGCGCGTGCCCGCCGACGAGGTCCCCGGCCTCCTGAGGAACCTGCTGGAGGCGTTCGCGGCCGACCGCGAGGCGGGACAGACGTTCCGGGAGTGGGTCGAGGCGACGGGCACCGAGGCGATAGTCGAACTGGCCGAACCCGAGGAGACCGACTACGAGGACCCCTGTCTCCACGACGCGAAGCAGTCGTGGTACCCGTTCGCCGACGGGGACGGTCCCGCGGCGGCCGCTGACGGAACGTCCCCCGCGGCCGAGAGCGACGACTGA